A region from the Rosa rugosa chromosome 6, drRosRugo1.1, whole genome shotgun sequence genome encodes:
- the LOC133718312 gene encoding uncharacterized protein LOC133718312 — MSRRQTEASKRPREESSSGPVRKIHSERNVDLVRATSYPPLVTLRAYISSRGLTNLASKNDAFDESCVRDFYRGFPPAKPTIKEVVVKIRKKQITLSPAFIQDFLDLPHISEDEIKKFEDKYNELTLPYLAEHVLESKDAYKSRVGQKVHQGDFPQPYRTFWQFVRRNISPHTQKSEIPTVGGNLLVLMVANEIPIPFALIIYEAIISCAYGSPRSQLVFPCLISRICKTKKVPQMSRDDKWLKAYSPLDDEAILRSEAQITNARHGTPSSSSIPTPSSIPTSFSLSSFDISTLKGRDARLLARLQIRQNEEIMRGIGTIMARLDLMGAPPAPMGPSFVPPSGDMDVDDDENGNDDDGEDA, encoded by the coding sequence ATGTCAAGACGTCAAACCGAAGCGAGCAAGAGGCCTAGGGAAGAATCCTCCTCCGGCCCCGTGAGGAAGATTCATTCTGAACGGAATGTTGACTTGGTTAGAGCCACCTCCTATCCTCCTCTTGTTACTCTTAGGGCTTATATTTCATCTAGAGGGTTGACCAACTTAGCTTCCAAAAATGATGCATTTGATGAAAGTTGTGTTAGAGACTTCTATAGGGGTTTTCCTCCGGCTAAGCCTACTATTAAGGAAGTTGTGGTTAAGATTCGAAAGAAGCAAATCACACTCAGTCCGGCATTCATTCAAGATTTTCTTGATTTGCCACATATTTCGGAGgatgaaataaaaaaatttgaggaCAAATACAATGAGTTAACACTACCTTATCTTGCGGAGCATGTGCTAGAGAGTAAAGATGCATATAAGAGTAGAGTTGGCCAAAAAGTTCATCAAGGTGATTTTCCTCAACCTTATCGAACCTTTTGGCAATTTGTTAGGAGAAATATTAGTCCTCACACCCAAAAGTCCGAGATCCCTACGGTTGGTGGCAACCTTCTTGTTCTTATGGTAGCGAATGAGATTCCTATCCCATTTGCCCTTATTATCTATGAGGCCATCATTTCGTGTGCTTATGGTTCGCCTAGGAGCCAATTAGTCTTTCCTTGTCTCATCTCACGCATTTGTAAGACCAAAAAGGTTCCACAAATGTCACGTGACGATAAGTGGCTCAAGGCTTATTCTCCATTAGATGATGAAGCCATTCTTAGGAGTGAGGCCCAAATTACCAATGCTAGACATGGTaccccatcttcttcctccattccCACTCCATCTAGCATTCCCACTAGCTTTTCTTTGAGTTCCTTTGACATTTCAACTTTGAAAGGTCGGGATGCTAGATTATTGGCACGCCTTCAAATCCGTCAAAATGAGGAAATAATGAGAGGAATTGGTACTATCATGGCTCGGCTTGATTTGATGGGAGCTCCACCGGCTCCTATGGGTCCCTCCTTTGTACCACCTTCTGGCGACAtggatgttgatgatgatgagaaTGGCAATGACGATGATGGGGAGGATGCTTGA
- the LOC133715562 gene encoding protein AGENET DOMAIN (AGD)-CONTAINING P1-like, whose product MAADDSSEFQIGAHVEVTSPVHSMRGSLFPAKIVAASADRAKFTVEYDRFKTKLYRKVTGKKSLRDEFHVALLRPPQPREEGYAFKRNDAVDAFMAGGWWEGVITEELGGARFEVFFRFVKQRVEFEADELRLHREWVRGAWVPPLREEERDVSNTKDEKTQMKEEIGEGTEVEVSNDEDGFQGSWFAASVVQVVGKDRFLIQYKSLKTDDGKEFLTEEIDAQHVRPCPPETVMVDCYNMNEEVDAYWNDGWWEGKICKVLLGGRYKVYFEGTDDKMVFDHSDLRPRQVWIDRTWVMASQALMQ is encoded by the exons ATGGCTGCTGATGACTCATCCGAATTCCAGATAGGAGCCCACGTGGAGGTCACGAGCCCAGTCCACTCCATGCGCGGCTCGCTTTTCCCGGCCAAAATAGTCGCCGCCTCCGCCGATCGTGCCAAATTCACCGTCGAATACGACCGATTCAAGACCAAGCTCTACCGCAAGGTCACCGGAAAAAAGTCGCTGCGGGACGAGTTCCACGTGGCGCTCCTCAGGCCGCCGCAGCCGCGGGAAGAGGGCTACGCCTTCAAGCGAAACGACGCCGTCGACGCTTTCATGGCCGGCGGGTGGTGGGAGGGAGTGATCACTGAGGAGCTGGGCGGCGCGCGTTTCGAGGTGTTTTTTAGGTTTGTGAAGCAGAGAGTTGAGTTTGAGGCGGATGAGCTGAGGCTTCATAGGGAGTGGGTCAGAGGGGCTTGGGTTCCTCCtctgagagaagaagagagg GATGTGTCAAATACCAAGGACGAAAAGACACAGATGAAGGAAGAAATTGGAGAAGGGACAGAAGTTGAGGTTTCCAATGATGAAGATGGATTTCAAGGCTCCTGGTTTGCGGCAAGTGTTGTCCAAGTAGTGGGGAAGGACAGATTTCTCATTCAGTATAAGAGCTTAAAGACGGATGATGGTAAAGAGTTTTTAACAGAAGAGATTGATGCACAACACGTAAGGCCTTGTCCGCCTGAAACTGTTATGGTTGATTGTTACAATATGAATGAAGAGGTTGATGCTTACTGGAATGATGGATGGTGGGAAGGTAAGATATGTAAGGTGCTGCTTGGGGGAAGGTACAAAGTTTACTTTGAGGGTACTGATGATAAAATGGTGTTTGACCACTCTGATTTAAGGCCACGCCAAGTTTGGATAGATCGAACTTGGGTTATGGCTTCTCAG GCACTCATGCAGTGA
- the LOC133715564 gene encoding large ribosomal subunit protein eL13y-like, whose protein sequence is MVKHNNVIPGEHFRKHWQNYVKTWFNQPARKTRRRNARQAKAVKIFPRPTAGPLRPVVRGQTLKYNMKVRAGRGFTLEELKAAGIPRKLAPTIGISVDHRRKNRSLEGFQTNVLRLKTYKQKLVVFPRRAGKFKAGDSAAEELANATQLQGPLLAIQQEKPVTELVKVTADMKKVNAYDKLRIERVNVRHVGARAKKAAEAEKEEKK, encoded by the exons ATGGTGAAGCACAATAATGTTATCCCCGGGGAGCACTTCAGGAAGCACTGGCAGAACTATGTCAAGACCTGGTTTAACCAACCAGCAAGGAAGACCAGGAGGAGAAATG CTCGCCAGGCAAAGGCTGTGAAAATCTTTCCTAGGCCTACTGCTGGACCTCTCCGTCCAGTTGTTCGTGGACAGACATTGAAGTATAACATGAAGGTCAGGGCTGGTCGTGGCTTCACTCTGGAAGAGTTGAAG GCTGCTGGAATTCCAAGGAAACTTGCACCAACCATCGGTATCTCGGTTGATCATCGCAGGAAGAACCGTTCTCTTGAGGGGTTTCAAACTAATGTGCTTCGCTTGAAGACATACAAGCAGAAGTTGGTTGTCTTCCCAAGGCGCGCTGGCAAGTTCAAG GCTGGTGATTCTGCAGCAGAGGAGCTAGCAAATGCAACCCAGCTCCAAGGTCCTCTCTTGGCAATTCAACAGGAGAAACCAGTCACTGAGCTCGTGAAGGTCACTGCAGATATGAAGAAAGTCAATGCATATGACAAGCTCCGTATTGAGCGGGTCAATGTCCGTCATGTTGGGGCCAGGGCAAAGAAGGCTGCTGAGGCtgagaaggaagaaaagaagTAG
- the LOC133717034 gene encoding protein LEAD-SENSITIVE 1-like has protein sequence MEHIINKIDKDSLKPGDHIYAYRKLHTYSHHGIFIGGDRVIHYNRTKDGNTSQRAKPSKNCGVDKNHLRGVVKSCVDCFLKHHTLRRFQYGVGYGRYLTNWPGTNNGFGDYNLFENNCEAFAMFCKTEKRVSDQACSAMLLIKASVKVAMDRLLRES, from the exons ATGGAGCATATCATAAACAAGATCGATAAAGATAGCCTCAAGCCTGGAGATCATATCTATGCTTACAGAAAATTGCACACCTACTCCCACCATG GTATCTTCATTGGGGGAGATAGAGTGATTCACTATAACAGAACAAAAGACGGAAACACATCGCAACGAGCTAAACCATCCAAGAACTGCGGGGTTGACAAAAACCACCTCCGAGGAGTTGTCAAGTCCTGCGTCGACTGCTTCCTCAAACACCACACCCTCCGCCGCTTCCAATATGGCGTTGGTTACGGCCGCTACCTCACCAACTGGCCAGGTAC GAACAATGGGTTCGGGGACTACAACTTGTTTGAGAACAACTGCGAGGCGTTTGCAATGTTCTGCAAGACGGAGAAGCGCGTGAGCGACCAGGCGTGCTCCGCCATGTTGTTGATCAAGGCTAGTGTGAAGGTGGCGATGGATAGGCTTCTTCGTGAATCGTGA
- the LOC133715128 gene encoding pentatricopeptide repeat-containing protein CRP1, chloroplastic-like has product MLTQSLLRPNSPSVSSSSGSFSTSLSLFCPTCLKYSEKHKLHASLTHSNPSEGVKEFNFLALNDETHSVTDYPSVPTLGEEISFELYNHLLQDFCRVGHVDKAMALLAQMEALGFRPNSISYTRLIDALGSIGRTLEADVLFQEMIFVGFRPRIKLYNVLLRGFLKKGLLGLAIRVLGVMGDLGTERNQETYEILLDYYVNAGRLEDTWSMINEMKRKRFRLSSFVYSKVIGLYRDNGMWKKAMDIVEEIKEMGMVLDKQIYNSIIDTFGKYDELDEALEVFGKMKQEGVRPDISTFNSLIRWHCKSGLLKKALELFTEMQEQGLYPDPKIFVTIISRLGEQGKWDMIQKTFENMRSRGHKKSGTIYAALVDIYGQYGKFQDAEECISALKAEGLVLSASMFCVLANAYAQQGLCDQTVKVLQLMEAEGIEPNVIMLNVLINAFGIAGRHLEALSIYHHIKESGLSADVVTYTTLMKAFIRARKYDKVPEIYMDMEHAGCTPDRKARQMLEVASLVLQQRD; this is encoded by the exons ATGCTGACGCAGTCCCTTTTGCGTCCCAATTCGCCTTCAGTGTCATCATCCTCAGGTAGCTTCTCCACTTCTCTCTCTTTGTTCTGTCCAACTTGTCTCAAATACTCTGAGAAACACAAGCTGCATGCTTCTCTAACTCACTCAAATCCCAGCGAGGGTGTCAAAGAATTCAACTTTCTAGCTTTAAACGACGAAACTCATTCAGTTACTGACTACCCAAGTGTCCCAACTCTAGGAGAGGAAATTTCTTTTGAGTTATACAACCATTTGTTACAAGATTTTTGTAGAGTTGGGCATGTTGATAAGGCCATGGCTCTTCTTGCTCAAATGGAAGCTCTTGGCTTTCGACCCAATTCGATATCCTACACTCGTTTAATTGATGCTCTGGGAAGTATTGGGAGGACTTTGGAGGCTGATGTGTTGTTTCAGGAAATGATATTTGTGGGGTTTAGGCCAAGAATTAAGCTTTACAATGTGTTGCTTAGAGGGTTTTTGAAGAAAGGTTTGTTAGGACTCGCAATTAGAGTTTTGGGGGTAATGGGTGACTTGGGTACTGAGAGAAATCAAGAAACTTATGAGATTTTACTTGATTACTACGTCAATGCTGGGAGGTTGGAGGATACTTGGTCAATGATTAATGAGATGAAGCGGAAGAGGTTTCGGCTGAGCTCGTTTGTGTACAGTAAGGTTATTGGTCTTTATAGGGACAATGGGATGTGGAAGAAAGCAATGGACATTGTGGAGGAGATAAAAGAAATGGGGATGGTATTAGACAAACAGATTTACAACAGCATTATTGATACATTTGGGAAATATGATGAGTTGGATGAAGCATTGGAAGTCTTTGGGAAAATGAAACAAGAAGGTGTAAGGCCTGATATTTCGACCTTTAATTCGTTGATACGGTGGCACTGTAAGTCTGGTTTGTTAAAGAAGGCCCTTGAATTGTTTACCGAGATGCAAGAACAAGGATTATATCCTGATCCGAAAATTTTTGTTACTATTATCAGTAGATTGGGGGAGCAAGGGAAGTGGGATATGATACAGAAGACCTTTGAGAATATGAGAAGCCGAGGGCATAAAAAAAGTGGGACTATTTATGCTGCTCTGGTTGACATTTATGGGCAATATGGAAAATTTCAGGACGCAGAAGAGTGTATATCTGCACTAAAGGCAGAAGGTCTTGTTCTCTCTGCCAGTATGTTTTGTGTCTTAGCAAATGCCTATGCCCAGCAG GGATTATGTGACCAGACAGTCAAAGTACTTCAGCTCATGGAAGCTGAGGGAATCGAACCAAATGTGATAATGCTGAATGTTTTGATTAATGCATTTGGTATCGCTGGTAGACATTTGGAGGCTTTGTCCATTTATCACCATATAAAAGAAAGT GGTTTAAGCGCCGATGTAGTTACTTATACTACCCTTATGAAGGCGTTTATTCGAGCAAGGAAGTATGATAAGGTCCCTGAGATATACATGGATATGGAACATGCTGGATGCACCCCAGATAGGAAGGCTAGACAGATGTTAGAAGTCGCTTCATTGGTCCTTCAACAGAGGGACTGA